GTCCATGGGGGTGGGCGTGGTTTCGGTTGGGGGCAGCCTTTGGGACTGTTGGCGCACAAAGAACCCGGAACGGGGACGGGATTCGATGACACCCTTGCGTTCCAGTTCAAGGTATGCCTGGTTTACGGTGGAGACGGATACGCCCAGCCTGTTGCTGAAGCCCCGGAGCGAGGGGAGTTTGTCGCCAAGCCCCAAGGCTCCCGAAGCTATCAGGGCCATGATGTTTTTCTCTACGCTTTGATATCGGTATGTTTTCATGACGTATTCTGAAACTGTTATGTGTCTATTTTGTTTGTTCTGTATCTGTACTGGTTACAGATTTTCCGCTTTACTGCAAGCCAGGGATGAATAAGATTAACCGGGCCATGGCCCGACAAACTTTCAAAGAGACACTCCTTATGACCATTGATGCCATTGCTGGAGAGCAGGCTGATTCTCCGATGATGTCGGCAGTCAAACAGGTGGCCCCCATTGTCATGGGGTACCTGCCTGTGGGCGCGGCCTATGGGGTCCTGGCCCAGCAGGCCGGATTGTCCATGCT
The nucleotide sequence above comes from Pseudodesulfovibrio sp. S3. Encoded proteins:
- a CDS encoding winged helix-turn-helix domain-containing protein, with the protein product MKTYRYQSVEKNIMALIASGALGLGDKLPSLRGFSNRLGVSVSTVNQAYLELERKGVIESRPRSGFFVRQQSQRLPPTETTPTPMD